Part of the Streptomyces sp. WMMC500 genome is shown below.
CGGCATCTACACGCTCCGCGCCCGCGGTCCTGCGCAGCAGGTCCAGCGACTCGCGCGGGCTGAACACCTCAAGCGGCAGCCGCTCGGCGCCGGTCAGTCCGGTCAGCCGATGGCGGCTGGTGACCAGGGTCCGGCAGCCCTCGCCGAGCAGCAGCGGCGCCACCTGCGCCGCCGATCCCGCGTCGTCCAGCACCACCAGCGTGCGCAGCCGGGTGGCCCGGCGGCGGAACTCGCGTACGCGTCCGGCCGCGTCCAGCAGCCGGATGCGGTCGGCGGACATCCCCAGCCGCCGCAGGAACCCTTCGAGCACTGCCTCCGGGGCGGCCGGCGGCAGGTCGGGAGCGTGCCCGCGGAGGTTGACCCAGAGGACCGCGCCGAACCGTTCGCGCCGCAGCAGCAGGTGAACGGCACGCACGGCCAGGGTGGTCTTACCGATCCCCGCCATGCCCTCCACGACCGTCACACGCGGGGCCACGCTCGGCGCCAGCAACACGGCCAACTCGGCCTCGCGGCCGGTGAACGCCGGGAGGTCGTCGGGCGGCGTACCCGCCACCGTGGCCACCCCGGCGCCCGCCGAACCGCCGACCACCCGCGCGTGGGCCGCCCGCCAGCGGCCGGCCCCGCCGGCCACCAGCGCCTCGGCCACGTCGGCCAGCAACTCCGCGTCGAGCCGACGGCGGCCCGGCCGGAAGCACCGGTGCACGGTGTCGAAGGCGGGCACCTCGGGCACCCCGCGATCGGCCCGGGCGCGCACGACCCGCCGGTGCACCTCCCGCTCCGACACACCTGCCCAGACGCGTAACTCCCGCAACCGGGACACCAGGTCGTCCACCGTCCTGGCACCATCCGGCTGCGGCAGCGCGCCATCGTCGCCTTCGCGTACGGAGGACGTCATCCGCTCCCCCCGGAGACCCGCCCGATACGAGCGTTCACCTACCCGCGGCGCGCCCCCGCCATTCCCGGGCGCGACGGGGACCCCGCCGTGGCGGTCCACCCACGACCACCCCGGCGGCGCTTCGCCCGGCGATCAGTTCGGGCAGCCGGTGGAGTTGTGGCGGCACAGGGAGCCGATGAGGTAGCGGCCACTGAGGTTGCCTCTGTCGCCGGCGACGGTGCTGCCGATGCGGCTCTTGTATCCCGGGTCCAGGTAGTAGTGGTAGCGGTATGCGGTGCGGTTGTAGACCGAGTGGGGGATGACTTCGTTGCGGATCCAGGAGCAGGCCGCAAAGACGTCCGGGTAGTTCCTCCCGAAGGTGCACCGCAGGCCCTGGCCGTTCTCGCCGGACCAGAAGCAGATGTAGCCGACGGGGCAGTCGCCGTACGCGGCGGTGCCGACGTCGTCGCCGAAGCCGGCGGCCTGGCCGGGAGCGAGCGACAGAGGGACGTGCGCCGGAGCGGCCTGTGTCGCGGAGGCCACCGGAGCGGCTTCCGACGCGAAAACCGCCGGCGCGGCGGTCAGGAGCGAGCCGAGCAGCGTCGCGATCACCATCGCCACGGGCGCCAGGAGTCGTGAGAGAAAGCGCAAGGTGTTCCCTCCTCAGGCGGTGAGCCTGTGAGCCGCATCCTCACGCGGGGCCCCGGTGGCAGTCCTGCATCCCGGTCAAAGTCGGTCAGCGTCGGTGACCCGCAGCGGCCTTCGTGCAGGTGCGGGCCGGCACCGGGGGCGGGGCCGGGGAGCAACCCCCGCCGCCCGCTCAGTCCCCCAGCACCACCACCTCCGACGCCTCGAACCCCACCCCCACCCTGTCCCCCACCTCCGGCGAACC
Proteins encoded:
- a CDS encoding peptidase inhibitor family I36 protein, with protein sequence MRFLSRLLAPVAMVIATLLGSLLTAAPAVFASEAAPVASATQAAPAHVPLSLAPGQAAGFGDDVGTAAYGDCPVGYICFWSGENGQGLRCTFGRNYPDVFAACSWIRNEVIPHSVYNRTAYRYHYYLDPGYKSRIGSTVAGDRGNLSGRYLIGSLCRHNSTGCPN